Proteins from a single region of Candidatus Saccharibacteria bacterium:
- a CDS encoding heavy metal translocating P-type ATPase, giving the protein MALEKISVSSEHREHDKHAGHSPNMFKNKFWLSLLFTVPALLFSHTVQGWLGFELMFSGSEYIPAVFGTLIFFYGGLVFLKGAKAEIAARQPGMMTLISMAITVAFIYSALVTLRLVSGMDFWWELATLVTIMLLGHWLEMASVENAQGALNELAKLLPDEAELVKNGKSQTVTIKELKVGDVVLVRPGGAVPVDGKVVKGESEVNESMLTGESKRVKKVVGAEVIGGTINTSGALTIEITKIGGDTALAGIMKLVEEAQTSRSKTQILADRAAFYLTFIALGAALLTAIGWWWAGESAGFIFERVVTVLVIACPHALGLAIPLVTAISTTLAAKKGLLVRERTALESARNIDVVLFDKTGTLTKGEQGVVDIVAKDKSRVVSLAAALESESEHAIAMAIVRYARDQNVPETRVTNFSALSGRGVRAKANEKYVYVGGPRLLEELAIELDGELRKTTSEASDDGKTVVYVIEDKNVLGMIMLADVIREESKEAVAQLHGMGKRVAMLTGDSKGVAAWVAKELGIKEYFAEVLPENKAETVKKLQADGSRVAMVGDGVNDAPALTQANVGIAIGAGTDVAIESAGIVLASSDPRGVAKIVTLSKRTYSKMLQNLAWATGYNALAIPLAAGVAWSFGFVLSPALGAVLMSLSTIIVAINAQLLRRVKL; this is encoded by the coding sequence ATGGCGCTGGAGAAAATTAGTGTTAGTTCAGAGCATCGCGAACACGACAAGCATGCTGGGCACAGCCCCAATATGTTTAAGAATAAGTTTTGGCTGAGCTTACTTTTTACAGTTCCGGCTTTGCTATTTTCGCATACTGTTCAGGGGTGGCTTGGTTTTGAGTTGATGTTTTCGGGTAGCGAATATATCCCAGCTGTATTTGGGACACTTATCTTTTTCTATGGCGGTTTAGTGTTCCTAAAAGGTGCCAAGGCAGAGATTGCGGCACGCCAGCCGGGCATGATGACCCTAATCTCTATGGCAATTACCGTCGCATTTATTTATAGTGCGCTCGTAACGCTTAGGCTGGTGAGTGGCATGGATTTTTGGTGGGAGCTTGCAACGCTAGTGACGATCATGTTGCTCGGTCATTGGCTCGAGATGGCGTCGGTTGAAAACGCCCAAGGTGCTCTTAATGAGCTGGCAAAATTGCTTCCCGATGAGGCGGAGCTGGTAAAAAATGGCAAAAGCCAAACGGTCACCATAAAAGAGTTGAAGGTGGGCGACGTGGTATTGGTGCGTCCTGGTGGGGCGGTGCCGGTCGATGGAAAAGTTGTTAAGGGCGAGTCTGAGGTTAATGAGTCGATGCTAACGGGTGAGTCGAAGCGGGTGAAAAAGGTTGTTGGCGCCGAAGTTATTGGGGGCACGATCAACACTAGTGGAGCGTTGACTATTGAAATAACAAAAATTGGTGGTGATACGGCGCTTGCGGGTATTATGAAACTTGTCGAGGAAGCTCAGACGAGCAGATCAAAAACGCAAATTTTAGCAGACAGAGCGGCGTTTTATCTTACATTCATTGCGCTTGGTGCGGCATTATTGACGGCGATTGGCTGGTGGTGGGCCGGCGAATCGGCGGGGTTTATTTTTGAACGTGTTGTGACGGTACTGGTAATTGCCTGTCCTCATGCCCTCGGTCTTGCGATTCCACTCGTCACGGCTATCTCGACAACGCTTGCCGCTAAAAAAGGCTTACTGGTGCGTGAACGCACGGCGCTGGAATCGGCGCGAAATATCGACGTCGTTTTGTTTGATAAAACCGGCACGCTAACGAAAGGTGAGCAGGGTGTCGTTGATATTGTCGCCAAAGATAAGAGCCGGGTAGTAAGCCTTGCTGCGGCTCTGGAGAGTGAATCGGAGCACGCGATCGCTATGGCGATCGTTCGGTATGCGCGCGACCAAAATGTACCGGAAACTCGCGTTACCAACTTTTCGGCACTCTCGGGCCGTGGTGTACGGGCTAAGGCGAACGAAAAATATGTGTACGTTGGTGGGCCGCGACTACTAGAAGAGCTTGCAATTGAGCTTGATGGTGAGTTGCGAAAAACAACGAGTGAGGCTTCGGACGATGGAAAAACAGTAGTCTATGTTATTGAAGACAAAAATGTACTTGGGATGATTATGCTTGCCGATGTTATTCGCGAAGAGTCGAAAGAGGCGGTTGCACAGCTACATGGCATGGGTAAACGAGTTGCGATGCTAACGGGCGATAGCAAAGGTGTGGCGGCATGGGTTGCTAAAGAACTTGGCATTAAGGAATATTTTGCCGAGGTGTTACCCGAGAACAAGGCTGAAACAGTCAAAAAATTACAAGCTGACGGGAGCCGCGTGGCAATGGTTGGTGATGGCGTTAACGATGCACCTGCGCTGACGCAGGCGAATGTAGGTATTGCGATCGGCGCTGGCACGGACGTTGCGATCGAATCAGCAGGAATCGTCCTGGCTAGCAGCGACCCGCGGGGCGTGGCAAAAATCGTAACGCTTTCGAAGCGAACGTACAGTAAAATGCTCCAAAACTTGGCATGGGCAACGGGTTATAACGCGTTGGCGATTCCGCTAGCGGCGGGTGTTGCTTGGTCGTTTGGTTTTGTTCTTTCACCGGCGCTCGGGGCGGTTTTAATGTCGCTCTCGACGATAATCGTTGCTATTAATGCACAGCTTTTACGACGAGTAAAATTATAA
- a CDS encoding metal-sensitive transcriptional regulator has product MKTVKERAVHRAKIIEGQFKGLQKQINEDAYCMDILTQSLAIQKSLASLNKLVLENHIATHIQEMMASGDETQRKKALAELSQLYELNNIRSR; this is encoded by the coding sequence ATGAAGACGGTCAAAGAACGAGCAGTACACAGGGCGAAGATTATAGAAGGTCAGTTTAAGGGTTTGCAAAAACAGATCAATGAGGATGCGTACTGCATGGACATTTTAACGCAGAGCTTGGCTATTCAAAAGTCGCTTGCATCGCTGAACAAGCTCGTGCTTGAGAACCATATCGCGACACATATCCAGGAAATGATGGCTTCGGGAGATGAAACGCAAAGAAAGAAAGCATTGGCCGAACTCTCGCAGTTGTATGAGCTAAATAATATAAGGAGTAGGTAA
- the ychF gene encoding redox-regulated ATPase YchF produces the protein MSSLQIAIVGLPNVGKSTLFNALTNNSILAANYPFATIEPNTGIVPVPDSRLQKLADIYGSQKILPATVTFVDIAGLVAGASKGEGLGNKFLANIRQCDAIIHIVRAFENDDIVHVANRIHPANDISVINTELILADLQTIDSHLPKMIKEAKAKPALRPAIEYVQSLREILESDKPLSSLPSLNHEYIAELHLLTAKPVIYAFNVDEDTLSNDTRKAELSELVAPNKAVFVCAKLEDELKGLNSADAEELLQSYGVTETGLSQLINAAYDTLGLQSYLTAGPKEVRAWTIKKGSTAPQAAGVIHTDFERGFIAAQVVDFDDLVEAGSENAAKSAGKMRTEGKEYVMQPGDIVEFRFNV, from the coding sequence ATGAGTTCACTTCAAATTGCGATCGTCGGGCTACCGAATGTCGGTAAATCCACCTTATTTAATGCCCTTACCAACAACAGTATATTGGCTGCTAACTACCCTTTTGCCACTATCGAGCCAAACACAGGTATCGTACCTGTGCCAGATTCGCGCCTGCAAAAACTTGCCGATATTTACGGCAGTCAAAAAATTCTTCCCGCAACGGTAACTTTTGTTGATATTGCCGGTCTTGTTGCCGGCGCAAGCAAGGGCGAAGGCTTGGGCAACAAATTTCTCGCGAACATTCGTCAGTGCGACGCGATCATTCATATTGTGCGCGCATTCGAAAACGACGATATCGTTCACGTTGCAAACCGTATTCACCCTGCAAACGACATCAGCGTTATCAACACCGAGCTTATCCTTGCCGACCTCCAGACAATCGACAGTCACCTGCCTAAGATGATCAAAGAAGCCAAAGCAAAGCCCGCGCTACGCCCTGCAATTGAATACGTTCAGTCTCTGCGCGAAATTCTTGAGTCTGACAAGCCGCTTTCAAGCCTCCCGTCACTGAATCACGAGTATATCGCCGAGCTGCACCTCCTTACGGCAAAGCCAGTTATCTACGCATTTAATGTCGACGAAGACACGCTTTCAAACGATACCCGCAAAGCTGAACTAAGCGAGTTAGTTGCGCCAAACAAAGCCGTGTTCGTATGCGCCAAACTAGAAGACGAACTAAAAGGTCTTAATTCGGCCGACGCCGAAGAACTACTGCAAAGCTACGGTGTTACCGAAACAGGCCTTAGCCAACTTATAAACGCAGCTTACGATACGCTTGGCCTACAAAGCTACCTTACCGCCGGTCCAAAAGAAGTCCGTGCCTGGACAATTAAAAAAGGCTCCACCGCTCCGCAAGCTGCCGGTGTTATTCACACCGATTTCGAGCGAGGGTTCATTGCCGCGCAAGTGGTAGATTTCGATGACCTCGTTGAAGCTGGTTCTGAAAACGCAGCTAAATCCGCCGGCAAAATGCGCACCGAGGGAAAAGAATACGTTATGCAGCCCGGTGATATTGTTGAATTTAGATTTAACGTTTAA
- a CDS encoding AAA family ATPase translates to MSLIYITGIAGAGKSTIKDELRRRGFEAFGTDEDNLAAFYHNETGENVGNDVPSSVRTEQWRRAHSWKVPREAVEELRDRAKDKPIFLCGVVSNDDEFWGLFSQVIALSINKATLVQRLRDRPNNSYGKLDHELRDVLEWQETAEEAYVKLGAQIVDSTRPLNEVVDEILSICKIKR, encoded by the coding sequence ATGTCATTGATTTACATAACGGGCATAGCCGGCGCTGGCAAAAGCACTATAAAAGATGAGCTACGCCGACGAGGTTTTGAGGCGTTTGGCACCGACGAGGATAATCTTGCTGCCTTTTACCACAACGAAACAGGCGAGAACGTAGGAAATGACGTTCCGTCGAGCGTGCGAACGGAGCAATGGCGCAGAGCACACTCGTGGAAGGTGCCGCGGGAGGCGGTTGAAGAGCTTCGTGATCGTGCAAAGGACAAGCCCATATTTTTGTGTGGCGTCGTTTCGAATGATGATGAGTTTTGGGGTTTATTTTCACAAGTGATTGCTTTGTCGATTAACAAAGCAACGCTTGTTCAAAGACTGCGTGACAGGCCTAATAATAGCTACGGTAAGCTCGATCACGAGCTTCGTGACGTACTAGAGTGGCAGGAGACCGCCGAAGAAGCCTACGTGAAGCTTGGCGCGCAGATTGTTGATTCGACGCGCCCGCTAAACGAGGTAGTCGACGAAATTCTTTCCATTTGCAAGATTAAACGTTAA
- a CDS encoding TlyA family RNA methyltransferase, translated as MTKQRLDIELTKRGLATSRSQAETWVKLGKVTVDGTVITKPGHFVREDAAIKMTAKEQYVSRAGLKLESVAKLLHLDFRGKTVLDVGSSTGGFTDYALRNGAQKVYAVDVGTEQLHPSLRGNPKIELHEKTDIRDFYLPDDKPDIIVIDVSFISLREILPHLANFLVKDTTQIAAMLKPQFEAGRDQTNKGIIKNDAVRRQILRDFENWSREYFVVKDKRDSDVSGAKGNQERFYLLEKVKK; from the coding sequence ATGACAAAACAGCGACTCGATATTGAACTGACAAAGCGCGGGCTTGCCACAAGCCGCTCGCAAGCCGAAACCTGGGTAAAACTAGGGAAAGTGACGGTGGACGGCACGGTAATTACCAAGCCTGGACATTTTGTTCGAGAAGACGCGGCAATTAAAATGACCGCCAAAGAACAATATGTTAGCCGGGCGGGGCTTAAGCTAGAAAGCGTTGCAAAATTACTGCACCTGGATTTTCGCGGCAAAACAGTGCTAGATGTGGGGAGTAGCACGGGCGGATTTACCGACTATGCTTTGCGAAACGGCGCACAAAAAGTGTACGCGGTAGATGTAGGTACCGAGCAGCTTCACCCGAGCCTTCGAGGTAACCCAAAAATCGAGCTTCACGAAAAAACGGATATCCGCGATTTTTACCTGCCCGACGACAAGCCGGATATTATTGTTATCGACGTTTCGTTTATTAGCCTGCGCGAAATTCTGCCGCACCTTGCTAATTTTTTAGTAAAGGATACAACGCAGATTGCTGCGATGTTAAAGCCACAGTTTGAGGCGGGCAGAGACCAAACGAATAAGGGTATCATAAAAAACGATGCCGTGCGACGTCAGATTCTGCGCGATTTCGAGAACTGGTCGCGTGAGTATTTTGTAGTAAAAGACAAGCGAGACAGCGACGTTTCGGGTGCGAAGGGTAATCAAGAACGATTTTATCTGCTAGAAAAGGTAAAGAAATAA
- a CDS encoding serine hydrolase: MVTAKKAAKKEKPQQSKTNQTLRARFAVHYGPYVPQKKHHRVFLWILGVVLVLIVGVQLAYPRDRALPLASIPGKTLPFATYDESAKAIEEAFNSSRIKLVVGADKTEEFDIKTVGAEPDTERMITRMRDYELWQRFIPGSILWQPAQISTADLYFTSAQFTKFIDTVSKELSFAPTNARLALDKGRVVASEAVEGSEVSSKELLEVVSVAPIILGRTTVISVPAERVPAELGSEDLEQVRGQAEAALAHTVAITADNERFLPSKDEVASWILLSTDKKGQVTLKVDKLKVKSYIAGLNKKVGTAAGQTNITIVDGRETGRTTGKSGRAINSDALIKELSAALLKAEPKEIKLTASFITLKPSVIYNSKYTATEAGLQAYANDTARTRNMHISIQQLTGEKWKVNARATESIPSASTYKLFLALVLFDRIDKGEIKWTDPMLDTTVAGCFERMTVASTNPCAEKWIAMFGREYINKFIYARGFSKGTSFTTGGANQTTAADLTKYMTGLNNGSLVSGANRARLLDSLGRHPYRYGIPTGSTGVVHDKVGFLWDYVHDTGIVQHKRGTYIMTVMTKGQSYAAIAAVTREVERIMYP; encoded by the coding sequence ATGGTTACAGCTAAAAAAGCTGCAAAAAAAGAAAAACCCCAACAGAGTAAAACCAATCAAACACTGAGGGCTCGTTTTGCCGTGCATTATGGGCCGTATGTGCCACAGAAAAAGCACCACAGGGTGTTTTTGTGGATTCTTGGCGTTGTTCTTGTTTTGATCGTGGGGGTTCAGCTTGCATATCCGCGTGATAGGGCGTTGCCGCTTGCAAGTATACCTGGTAAAACACTGCCGTTTGCGACGTACGACGAATCGGCAAAGGCTATTGAAGAAGCGTTCAATAGTTCACGGATAAAACTTGTTGTGGGCGCGGATAAAACGGAAGAGTTTGATATAAAAACGGTTGGTGCCGAGCCTGACACGGAGCGAATGATAACAAGAATGCGTGATTACGAGTTATGGCAACGGTTTATTCCGGGGTCTATTTTGTGGCAGCCCGCGCAAATCTCGACAGCTGATCTGTATTTTACGAGCGCTCAATTTACAAAGTTTATTGATACGGTAAGTAAGGAACTGAGCTTTGCGCCAACGAATGCACGGCTTGCTCTTGATAAAGGACGAGTTGTCGCGTCGGAGGCGGTTGAGGGGAGCGAAGTCTCAAGTAAAGAGCTTTTAGAGGTAGTAAGCGTTGCGCCGATTATTCTAGGGCGCACGACGGTTATTTCGGTGCCTGCAGAGCGCGTGCCTGCCGAACTGGGATCGGAAGACTTAGAGCAGGTACGTGGCCAGGCAGAGGCGGCATTGGCTCACACGGTTGCCATTACGGCTGATAACGAACGTTTTTTGCCAAGCAAAGACGAAGTGGCGTCGTGGATATTGCTCAGTACTGATAAAAAAGGGCAGGTGACACTAAAGGTAGACAAGCTGAAGGTTAAATCGTATATCGCGGGGTTGAATAAAAAAGTTGGAACAGCTGCGGGGCAAACGAATATCACAATTGTTGACGGCCGCGAAACGGGGCGTACGACAGGCAAGTCTGGCCGGGCAATAAATAGCGATGCGCTTATAAAAGAGTTGAGTGCTGCGCTTTTGAAGGCGGAGCCAAAGGAGATCAAGCTAACGGCGTCGTTTATAACTTTGAAGCCGAGCGTTATTTATAATAGCAAGTACACCGCCACCGAAGCGGGACTTCAGGCGTATGCAAACGACACGGCACGGACGCGCAATATGCACATCTCGATTCAGCAACTTACCGGCGAGAAGTGGAAAGTTAACGCGCGGGCGACCGAAAGTATCCCAAGCGCGAGCACGTACAAGTTGTTTTTGGCGCTTGTGCTGTTTGACCGTATCGACAAAGGTGAAATCAAATGGACTGACCCTATGCTCGATACGACCGTTGCTGGTTGTTTTGAACGTATGACCGTCGCCTCGACAAACCCATGTGCCGAGAAATGGATTGCCATGTTTGGACGCGAGTATATTAATAAATTTATTTATGCGCGTGGTTTTAGTAAGGGGACGTCATTTACAACTGGTGGTGCAAACCAAACGACCGCCGCAGACTTAACAAAATATATGACCGGCCTTAATAATGGATCGCTTGTAAGTGGGGCAAATCGTGCGCGCCTGCTAGACTCATTGGGGCGTCACCCATACCGATACGGCATTCCTACTGGTAGTACAGGGGTGGTTCATGATAAAGTAGGGTTTCTGTGGGATTACGTGCACGATACTGGAATTGTGCAGCACAAACGCGGCACGTATATCATGACAGTAATGACAAAAGGCCAATCATACGCCGCAATTGCCGCGGTGACCCGCGAAGTAGAAAGAATAATGTACCCATGA
- the efp gene encoding elongation factor P, protein MYQPTDLKKGVVCQIDGKPFRVIEYSQKVMGRGGSIVNVKLKNLIDGSVIPKTFKGQDKIERAEVSNKTVQYLYADADNFFFMDPETFEQFELGADIVDTAASYLKEGDMLSLQFFGDRVINVELSKNVYLEVTYSEDVVKGDTTSSVLKDATLETGLVVKVPAFIKTGDIISVDTTTGEYRERKK, encoded by the coding sequence ATGTATCAGCCAACAGATCTAAAAAAAGGCGTTGTTTGCCAAATTGACGGCAAGCCATTTCGCGTTATCGAGTATTCGCAAAAGGTAATGGGCCGCGGCGGAAGTATCGTGAACGTTAAGTTGAAAAACCTTATCGATGGTAGTGTTATTCCTAAGACCTTTAAAGGCCAGGATAAAATTGAGCGTGCCGAGGTGAGCAACAAAACTGTTCAGTATTTGTACGCCGATGCCGATAACTTTTTCTTTATGGACCCAGAGACGTTCGAGCAATTTGAGCTTGGTGCGGATATTGTTGATACGGCCGCAAGCTACCTAAAAGAGGGTGACATGCTTAGCCTGCAATTCTTTGGCGACCGTGTTATTAACGTTGAACTTTCGAAGAATGTTTACCTAGAGGTGACGTATTCTGAAGATGTCGTAAAGGGTGACACGACAAGTAGTGTCCTAAAAGACGCGACGCTTGAAACTGGGCTAGTTGTAAAAGTTCCAGCATTTATTAAGACAGGCGACATTATATCTGTTGATACAACTACCGGCGAATATCGCGAACGTAAAAAATAA
- a CDS encoding 30S ribosomal protein S18, whose amino-acid sequence MKRFKKDTPAYFDYKDVKTLQRFINMYGQIEPIAKTGLSAKQQRQLAVAIKRARHLALLPFVVSN is encoded by the coding sequence ATGAAACGATTTAAGAAAGATACGCCTGCTTACTTTGACTATAAAGACGTTAAAACGTTGCAGCGATTTATCAACATGTACGGCCAGATTGAGCCGATTGCAAAAACTGGCCTAAGCGCAAAACAGCAGCGCCAGCTAGCAGTTGCTATCAAGCGTGCACGCCACTTGGCACTACTTCCATTTGTTGTATCTAACTAA
- a CDS encoding single-stranded DNA-binding protein, producing MAKSINQVILMGRLTRDPEVRTTTTGKTITSFSIAVDRGGQEDAADFFDVTAWEKLGELVSQYLSKGRRCLVQGRLRQDSWDDKETGKKRSKVEVVATDVTFLDGPNGDNAGGSSNYSNNNSGAQNKKSDDVVIEDIDDKPIDLSEIPF from the coding sequence ATGGCCAAAAGCATCAACCAAGTGATTTTAATGGGACGCCTTACCCGCGACCCAGAAGTACGCACCACAACAACAGGTAAGACGATCACAAGCTTTAGTATTGCGGTTGATCGCGGCGGCCAAGAGGACGCAGCTGATTTCTTCGACGTGACTGCGTGGGAAAAGCTTGGCGAACTTGTTAGCCAGTATCTTTCAAAGGGTCGTCGCTGCCTTGTGCAGGGACGCCTTCGCCAAGATAGCTGGGACGACAAAGAAACCGGCAAAAAGCGCAGTAAAGTTGAGGTTGTTGCGACCGATGTTACTTTCCTTGATGGCCCGAACGGCGATAACGCCGGCGGATCATCGAACTACTCGAACAATAACTCGGGTGCTCAGAACAAAAAATCTGACGACGTTGTTATTGAAGATATCGACGACAAACCTATTGATTTAAGCGAAATTCCTTTCTAG
- the rpsF gene encoding 30S ribosomal protein S6 yields MKEYELTVLIHPDLEADLETPLTKVRDIIKNAGGEITKEDNWGKKKLAYSIKREEFAVYVYMDVKLPADAPLKISNTLNITDEVLRYLLVTVDEKGRKALEEAKASASDETKEEE; encoded by the coding sequence ATGAAAGAATACGAACTAACCGTTCTGATTCACCCGGATCTTGAGGCTGACCTCGAGACTCCACTTACCAAAGTTCGCGATATTATCAAGAACGCCGGCGGTGAAATCACCAAAGAAGACAACTGGGGTAAAAAGAAACTTGCCTACAGTATCAAACGTGAAGAGTTTGCCGTGTATGTCTACATGGACGTAAAACTTCCAGCAGACGCACCACTAAAAATCAGCAACACGCTGAACATCACCGACGAAGTACTACGCTACCTGCTTGTCACCGTTGACGAAAAGGGACGCAAAGCGCTAGAAGAAGCAAAAGCAAGCGCATCTGACGAAACAAAAGAAGAGGAGTAG
- a CDS encoding DNA translocase FtsK 4TM domain-containing protein, translating to MAKKRKSSRKKQQQTSAQHSLPTGFWAQVGAVFLVAVSLLLVIAWFGAGGPILEWLHASALSTIGYAVYVVPLLFVYVAVEIFRAENNRLPFVVRLATALLIVWFAGLFGLMKNEAGEATGGFVGRLVNGGMLSLVDSGVAAFIYVLLILVTTLFVLRVSPITVIKKIWEFARRDSSDLDENVKVMRQAAAADVPKHHAIGELKLNAGVPTLDQDDKGKKGAHLSSLRGSIKQDKVAEEQAALVAVSDPNWQPPSVDLLEKKQSPADAGDVQQNAQTIRDTLAEFNIEVGMEGANIGPKVTQYTLRPPSGVKLTRITALETNIALNLAAQSLRIEAPIPGQRAVGIEVPNRKAADVRLHGVLTSKQWKTNNEPLAFAIGKDISGEAVVGELNKMPHLLIAGQTGSGKSVMINTLLTSLLYRNSPSDMKLILVDPKQVEMAPYEDIPHLLTPVITEPDKTISALKWAVNEMERRYKLLAEEKIRDIKSYNQKIQSGNKKLSVPDEDGNEHQVDDGAMPYIVIVIDELADLMMVAARDVEALIVRLAQKARAVGIHLVLATQRPSVDVITGLIKANIPARIAFTVASQIDSRTILDQAGAEKLLGQGDMLILTPSMSKPKRIQGAWVMDEEVGKITDHLRMQSAPQYNDEIVSQPVQLNGRGGVVMDFDSGGDDDMYKDAIRCVVESGKASTSLLQRRLRIGYARAARIIEQMEEQGVIGAADGSRPREVLISSLDDLAT from the coding sequence ATGGCAAAGAAACGAAAATCATCGCGAAAAAAGCAACAGCAAACGTCCGCTCAGCATAGCTTGCCGACGGGATTTTGGGCGCAGGTAGGCGCGGTGTTCCTTGTTGCCGTCTCGCTACTACTGGTGATCGCATGGTTTGGGGCAGGTGGGCCGATATTAGAGTGGCTGCACGCAAGCGCTCTTAGTACTATTGGTTACGCTGTGTACGTGGTTCCACTTCTTTTCGTGTATGTTGCCGTTGAGATTTTTCGGGCCGAAAACAATCGGCTTCCATTTGTTGTGCGCTTGGCGACTGCACTTTTGATAGTGTGGTTTGCTGGCCTTTTTGGTCTTATGAAAAACGAGGCTGGCGAGGCGACGGGCGGCTTTGTGGGGCGGCTTGTAAACGGTGGCATGCTTTCGCTTGTCGACAGTGGTGTTGCGGCGTTTATCTACGTTCTTCTTATTTTAGTGACGACATTATTTGTTCTTCGGGTTTCGCCGATTACCGTTATTAAAAAAATATGGGAATTCGCGCGCCGCGACAGTAGTGACCTAGACGAAAACGTAAAGGTTATGCGCCAAGCGGCTGCCGCCGACGTACCAAAACACCACGCAATTGGCGAACTAAAGCTTAATGCTGGTGTTCCAACTCTCGACCAAGACGACAAGGGTAAAAAAGGTGCGCATCTTTCGAGCCTTCGCGGCAGTATAAAGCAAGACAAGGTAGCTGAAGAGCAGGCGGCGCTTGTGGCCGTTAGCGACCCTAACTGGCAACCGCCAAGCGTTGATCTCCTTGAGAAAAAGCAATCGCCGGCCGATGCTGGTGACGTTCAGCAGAACGCGCAAACGATTCGCGATACGCTTGCCGAATTTAACATCGAAGTTGGCATGGAAGGCGCGAATATCGGGCCAAAGGTAACGCAGTACACGCTGCGACCGCCAAGTGGCGTAAAACTAACGCGTATTACCGCGCTTGAAACGAACATTGCCCTTAACCTAGCTGCGCAAAGCCTTCGTATCGAGGCGCCTATTCCAGGGCAGCGCGCTGTGGGTATCGAGGTGCCAAACCGCAAAGCGGCCGACGTGCGCCTGCACGGTGTCCTGACATCGAAGCAGTGGAAGACGAATAACGAGCCGCTAGCCTTTGCTATTGGTAAAGATATTTCGGGCGAGGCAGTTGTGGGCGAGCTAAATAAAATGCCACACCTTCTGATCGCTGGTCAAACAGGTAGTGGTAAGTCGGTTATGATCAACACACTGTTAACGAGTCTTTTGTACCGCAACAGTCCAAGTGATATGAAACTTATTCTGGTTGACCCAAAGCAGGTTGAAATGGCACCGTACGAGGATATTCCGCATCTGCTAACACCTGTTATTACCGAGCCGGACAAGACGATTAGCGCTCTAAAGTGGGCGGTGAACGAAATGGAGCGTCGCTACAAGCTGCTTGCCGAAGAGAAAATTCGCGACATTAAAAGCTACAACCAAAAAATTCAATCTGGCAATAAAAAGCTGTCTGTTCCAGACGAAGACGGCAATGAGCACCAAGTAGATGATGGTGCGATGCCGTACATTGTGATTGTTATCGACGAGCTAGCCGACCTTATGATGGTTGCTGCGCGCGACGTAGAGGCGCTTATTGTGCGCTTGGCACAGAAAGCTCGTGCTGTGGGTATTCACCTGGTGCTTGCCACGCAGCGCCCAAGTGTTGATGTTATTACCGGTCTTATCAAGGCGAACATTCCGGCGCGTATCGCGTTTACGGTTGCATCACAAATCGACAGCCGTACAATCCTGGATCAAGCGGGTGCGGAAAAGCTTTTGGGGCAGGGTGACATGCTGATTTTGACCCCAAGCATGAGCAAGCCAAAACGTATTCAGGGCGCCTGGGTGATGGATGAAGAAGTGGGCAAAATTACTGATCACCTGCGCATGCAGTCGGCACCTCAGTATAACGACGAGATCGTTTCGCAACCGGTACAGCTTAATGGCCGCGGCGGTGTGGTAATGGACTTTGATAGCGGTGGAGACGACGACATGTATAAAGACGCGATCCGCTGTGTGGTTGAAAGCGGCAAGGCAAGCACCAGCCTGTTGCAACGACGCCTGCGCATAGGCTACGCCCGCGCGGCACGTATTATCGAGCAGATGGAAGAGCAGGGTGTTATTGGCGCAGCAGACGGCTCACGGCCACGAGAAGTGCTTATTAGCAGCCTCGACGACCTTGCGACCTAG